The Paracoccus sediminicola genome has a segment encoding these proteins:
- a CDS encoding dihydrofolate reductase — MLSLIVARARNGAIGRGGDIPWHIPEDLAFFKRETLGGALIMGRRTWESLPVKPLKSRLNLVVSARLDDAEHVVRDLDSAFTRARGAGYTRLYGIGGARIYAELLPQADRMLISEVDVTVEDADTFFPEFDPAEWHQGLTLRLAESCVLKEWLRRR, encoded by the coding sequence ATGCTGAGCCTCATCGTCGCGCGCGCCCGCAACGGCGCCATCGGCCGGGGCGGAGACATCCCCTGGCATATCCCCGAGGATCTCGCCTTCTTCAAGCGCGAGACGCTCGGCGGCGCGCTGATCATGGGTCGCCGCACCTGGGAAAGCCTGCCGGTCAAGCCGCTGAAAAGCCGTCTGAACCTGGTGGTGTCCGCCCGCCTCGACGACGCGGAACATGTAGTGCGCGACCTGGACAGCGCGTTCACCCGAGCGCGCGGGGCCGGTTACACAAGACTTTACGGTATCGGCGGCGCGCGAATCTATGCCGAGCTTCTGCCGCAGGCGGACCGGATGCTGATTTCCGAGGTCGATGTCACGGTCGAGGATGCCGACACCTTCTTCCCGGAATTCGATCCCGCCGAGTGGCATCAGGGCCTGACGCTGCGGCTTGCCGAGAGTTGCGTTCTGAAAGAATGGCTGCGCCGGCGTTAG
- a CDS encoding MarR family winged helix-turn-helix transcriptional regulator encodes MTALQARQDHEPDPRQVEAYFLCLQMLERLHRLMLDLIKDDFERVGRCDLTPVQALLLYNLGEAEVSAGELRSRGMYQGSNVSYNLKKLVGMGYVHHERSDQDRRSVRVRLSERGQEIRDQIGELFARHAHDLVVSGVLDDPPLEQVTLQWRRIERYWSEQIRYIY; translated from the coding sequence ATGACCGCATTGCAGGCCAGACAGGATCACGAACCAGACCCGCGACAGGTCGAGGCGTATTTTCTCTGTCTCCAGATGCTGGAACGGCTGCACCGGCTGATGCTGGATCTCATCAAGGATGATTTCGAGCGGGTGGGCCGCTGCGATCTGACCCCGGTTCAGGCGCTGCTGCTGTATAATCTGGGTGAGGCAGAGGTGTCGGCGGGCGAGCTTCGCTCTCGTGGCATGTATCAGGGCTCGAACGTATCCTATAATCTCAAGAAGCTTGTCGGGATGGGCTATGTGCATCACGAACGCAGCGATCAGGACCGGCGCTCGGTGCGCGTCCGCCTCAGCGAGCGAGGGCAGGAGATCCGCGATCAGATTGGCGAGCTGTTCGCCCGACATGCCCATGATCTGGTGGTGTCGGGGGTGCTCGACGATCCGCCGCTGGAACAGGTGACCCTGCAATGGCGGCGGATCGAGCGCTATTGGTCGGAACAGATCCGCTATATCTACTGA
- a CDS encoding DUF1513 domain-containing protein produces MADRRSLLKGLAAAAILPVRGWAAVGAPEWVAAAMRPDGSHALHGIDAQGAIRFAVPLPDRGHAAAAHPYRAEVVGFARRPGRFGLVIDCRDGAVRHRLRPPEGRQFNGHGAFSADGRRLYTSEVVAEGSAGRIGIWDVRAGYARLGEWDSRGVGPHELKVMADGRIVVANGGIETDPEDRSKLNLDRMRPNLAVIGSEGEALSVRELPEELHRNSIRHLALLKGGIGFAMQWQGSEAEPVPLLGLAQGDAPLSLHAPAEADRFTMKGYAGSIAATAEGQIAITSPRGGVVMFHDSEGAHLATLRRADLCGASTRPGGGFALTDGGGAVWAADADGLTLLSRHALRWDNHLVRIAEPV; encoded by the coding sequence ATGGCTGACCGGCGCAGCCTGCTGAAAGGGCTTGCCGCTGCCGCGATCCTGCCGGTGCGCGGTTGGGCGGCGGTCGGCGCGCCGGAATGGGTGGCGGCGGCGATGCGCCCGGACGGCAGCCATGCTTTGCATGGCATCGACGCGCAGGGCGCGATCCGCTTTGCCGTTCCCCTGCCGGATCGTGGCCATGCCGCCGCGGCCCATCCTTACCGTGCCGAGGTGGTGGGCTTTGCTCGCCGTCCGGGCAGGTTCGGGCTGGTGATCGACTGCCGCGACGGCGCGGTGCGCCACCGGCTGCGACCGCCCGAGGGGCGGCAGTTCAACGGGCACGGCGCGTTTTCGGCGGATGGGCGGCGGCTTTACACGTCGGAGGTGGTTGCCGAGGGTTCCGCCGGCCGGATCGGGATCTGGGATGTGCGGGCGGGCTATGCCCGTCTGGGCGAATGGGACAGCCGTGGCGTCGGTCCGCATGAGCTGAAAGTGATGGCGGATGGCCGGATCGTCGTTGCGAATGGCGGGATCGAGACCGACCCGGAGGATCGCAGCAAGCTGAACCTCGACCGGATGCGGCCCAATCTCGCGGTGATCGGAAGCGAGGGCGAGGCGTTGTCGGTCCGCGAACTTCCTGAAGAGCTGCACCGCAACTCCATCCGGCATCTGGCGCTGCTGAAGGGCGGCATCGGCTTTGCCATGCAATGGCAAGGCAGCGAGGCCGAGCCGGTGCCTCTGCTGGGTCTGGCGCAAGGCGATGCGCCGCTCAGCCTGCATGCGCCCGCCGAAGCGGATCGTTTCACGATGAAGGGTTATGCGGGCTCGATCGCCGCGACGGCAGAAGGGCAGATCGCGATCACCTCGCCGCGCGGCGGGGTGGTCATGTTCCATGATTCGGAGGGCGCGCATCTGGCGACGCTGCGCCGTGCCGATCTGTGCGGGGCCTCGACCCGACCGGGCGGTGGCTTTGCACTGACCGATGGCGGCGGCGCGGTCTGGGCCGCCGATGCGGACGGTCTGACCCTGCTGAGCCGTCACGCGCTCAGATGGGACAACCATCTCGTCCGGATCGCCGAGCCGGTTTAG
- a CDS encoding extracellular solute-binding protein, whose translation MRIFKNPNESAIRAAYIAGFAAFTTVAAMPLASLAEPQHGIAMYGEPALPEGFSSLPYANPDAPQGGSIRLGESGSFDSLKPWVLKGSPAWPVFTMPGVVAETLMLRSMDEPFTLYGLLAESVETDPERTWVEFTLRPEATFSDGSPVTIEDVMWSYETLGTQGHPRYRGAWSKVEKMEQTGDNKIRFTFNTEDRELALLMGMRPILQKAQWEGKDFTESGLEVPIGSGPYVIENVDAGRSLTFRKNPDWWGKDLPINQGLHNFDSVIYDYYGDSSAMFEAFKAGDIDVWRELDPTIWQNDYDFPRAVSGEVTQSEIPNERPSGIMGLVMNTRNPLFEDWRVRQAMIEAFNWNFINATLSGGQEERITSYFANSELAMTPGAPAEGRVLELLEPFADELPPGTIEGYTLPDGSDQPMDRRAMRSGMKLLQEAGWTVQNGALTNEDGTVFAFEILLNQSGSSMSSASEMRQIAEIFSEALRQYGIDVTITMLDSAQYVERTNNYDFDMSWYDRALSLSPGNEQLLYWGAAGVTEPGTRNWMGINSPAAEAMISEMLNADSRENFVSAVHALDRILTAGRYVIPAGYSPISRLAHDATLAFPETIPAYGDYPGFLPETWWREEAGE comes from the coding sequence ATGCGAATCTTCAAAAATCCTAACGAATCCGCGATCAGAGCAGCCTATATCGCTGGATTCGCCGCCTTTACTACTGTTGCAGCGATGCCGCTGGCAAGCCTTGCCGAGCCGCAGCACGGCATCGCGATGTATGGTGAACCTGCTCTGCCGGAAGGGTTCTCCAGCCTGCCTTACGCCAATCCGGATGCGCCGCAGGGCGGATCGATTCGCCTGGGCGAATCGGGGTCATTCGATAGCCTCAAGCCCTGGGTGCTGAAGGGCAGTCCGGCCTGGCCGGTATTCACCATGCCCGGCGTAGTGGCCGAAACGCTGATGCTGCGCTCGATGGATGAGCCCTTCACACTTTACGGACTGCTGGCGGAATCGGTGGAAACCGACCCCGAGCGGACATGGGTGGAATTCACCCTTCGCCCCGAGGCGACATTCTCGGACGGCAGCCCGGTGACCATCGAGGATGTGATGTGGTCCTACGAGACACTCGGCACGCAGGGCCATCCGCGCTATCGCGGGGCATGGTCCAAGGTCGAGAAAATGGAGCAGACTGGCGACAACAAGATCCGCTTCACCTTCAACACCGAGGATCGCGAGCTCGCCCTGCTGATGGGGATGCGCCCGATCCTGCAAAAGGCTCAGTGGGAGGGCAAGGATTTCACCGAATCCGGGCTGGAGGTGCCGATCGGTTCGGGCCCCTATGTCATCGAGAATGTCGATGCGGGCCGCAGCCTGACCTTTCGCAAGAATCCCGACTGGTGGGGGAAGGATCTGCCGATCAATCAGGGGCTGCATAATTTCGACAGCGTCATCTATGACTATTACGGAGACAGCAGCGCCATGTTCGAGGCCTTCAAGGCCGGCGACATCGATGTCTGGCGCGAGCTCGACCCGACGATCTGGCAGAATGATTATGACTTCCCGCGCGCCGTATCGGGTGAGGTCACGCAGTCCGAGATCCCGAATGAACGCCCCTCCGGCATCATGGGTCTGGTGATGAATACCCGAAATCCGCTGTTCGAGGATTGGCGGGTGCGGCAGGCGATGATCGAGGCGTTCAACTGGAACTTCATCAACGCCACGCTGTCGGGCGGACAGGAAGAGCGGATCACCTCGTATTTCGCCAATTCGGAGCTGGCCATGACCCCCGGCGCGCCTGCGGAGGGCCGGGTTCTGGAACTGCTGGAACCCTTCGCCGATGAGCTGCCGCCGGGCACCATCGAGGGCTATACCCTGCCGGATGGGTCGGATCAGCCCATGGACCGCCGCGCCATGCGCAGCGGGATGAAACTGCTGCAAGAGGCCGGCTGGACAGTGCAGAACGGCGCGCTGACCAATGAAGACGGCACGGTCTTCGCCTTCGAGATCCTGCTGAACCAGTCCGGCAGCTCCATGTCGAGCGCCTCGGAGATGCGGCAGATTGCCGAGATCTTCAGCGAGGCGCTGCGCCAATACGGCATAGACGTGACGATCACCATGCTGGACAGTGCGCAATATGTCGAACGCACCAATAATTACGATTTCGACATGAGCTGGTATGACCGCGCGCTGTCGTTGTCTCCGGGCAATGAACAGCTTCTCTACTGGGGCGCGGCGGGCGTGACCGAGCCGGGGACACGCAACTGGATGGGTATAAACTCTCCTGCGGCCGAGGCGATGATCTCGGAAATGCTGAACGCGGATTCGCGTGAGAATTTCGTCTCGGCGGTCCATGCGCTCGACCGGATCCTGACCGCGGGACGCTATGTCATCCCCGCCGGATACTCGCCGATCAGCCGTCTGGCCCATGACGCGACGCTCGCCTTCCCCGAAACCATCCCGGCCTATGGGGATTATCCCGGCTTCCTGCCCGAGACATGGTGGCGCGAGGAGGCGGGCGAGTAA
- a CDS encoding pyridoxal phosphate-dependent aminotransferase, with protein sequence MAFLSDAVSRIKPSPTVAMTGRAAELRAEGRDIIALSAGEPDFDTPEHIREAAKAAIDAGRTRYTAVDGIAELKQAIADKFARDNGLEYNTDQISVGTGGKQILFNALLATVDPGDEVIIPAPYWVSYPDIVSLAGGTPVVLPCPADGGFRLSPEALRQAITPATKWLILNSPSNPTGAAYSADEMRAITDVLMENPHVWVLADDIYEHLVFDGFRFVTPAQIEPGLIGRTLTMNGVSKAYAMTGWRIGYGAGPRELIRAMAKLQSQSTSNPCTISQHAALAALTGPQDYIDSSRAAFQRRRDLVVKGLNECPGIDCPMPQGAFYVYPSIADLIGRVSPNGTRITDDEAFAAALLDETGVAVVFGAAFGLSPHFRVSYAASDDMLREAIGRIRRFCEGCQEQ encoded by the coding sequence GTGGCCTTCCTTTCAGACGCCGTCAGCCGGATCAAGCCATCCCCTACCGTCGCCATGACGGGCCGCGCCGCCGAGCTGCGCGCCGAGGGGCGCGACATCATCGCGCTTTCCGCCGGCGAGCCGGATTTCGACACGCCCGAACATATCCGCGAGGCGGCGAAGGCGGCCATCGACGCGGGCCGGACACGCTATACCGCGGTCGATGGAATCGCCGAGCTGAAACAGGCGATCGCAGACAAATTCGCCCGCGATAACGGGCTGGAGTACAACACCGACCAGATCAGCGTCGGAACAGGCGGCAAACAGATCCTGTTCAACGCGCTTCTGGCGACGGTGGATCCGGGCGATGAGGTCATCATCCCCGCGCCCTACTGGGTCAGCTATCCCGATATCGTCAGCCTCGCAGGCGGCACGCCGGTCGTTCTGCCCTGCCCTGCCGATGGCGGATTCCGACTCAGCCCGGAAGCGCTGCGTCAGGCCATCACGCCCGCGACCAAATGGCTCATCCTGAACTCGCCATCGAACCCGACGGGGGCCGCTTACTCCGCTGATGAAATGCGGGCCATTACCGATGTGCTGATGGAGAATCCGCATGTCTGGGTGCTGGCCGACGACATCTATGAGCATCTCGTCTTTGACGGATTCCGCTTTGTAACTCCTGCCCAGATCGAGCCGGGGCTGATCGGGCGCACATTGACGATGAACGGGGTCAGCAAGGCCTATGCGATGACCGGCTGGCGGATTGGTTACGGCGCCGGCCCGCGCGAGCTGATCCGGGCCATGGCCAAGCTGCAATCGCAATCGACCTCGAATCCCTGCACGATCAGCCAGCACGCGGCACTGGCGGCGCTGACCGGGCCTCAGGACTATATCGATAGCTCACGCGCGGCCTTCCAGCGACGGCGCGATCTGGTGGTGAAGGGCCTGAATGAATGCCCCGGTATCGACTGCCCGATGCCGCAGGGCGCATTCTATGTCTATCCGTCGATTGCCGATCTGATCGGCCGCGTCTCGCCGAACGGCACGCGGATCACCGATGACGAGGCCTTTGCCGCGGCGCTGTTGGACGAAACCGGCGTGGCGGTGGTCTTCGGCGCGGCTTTCGGCCTGTCGCCGCATTTCCGCGTCAGCTACGCCGCAAGCGACGACATGCTGCGCGAAGCCATCGGCAGGATCCGGCGCTTCTGCGAGGGCTGTCAGGAACAATGA
- a CDS encoding alpha/beta fold hydrolase: MTDFFTADDGARIAYSDAGEGLPVLCLAGLTRNMADFDYVAPHLERCRVIRMDYRGRGESDYTGAASYTVPREAQDAVQLLDHLGIERAAVLGTSRGGLIGLMLAATAHDRLSGLCLNDVGPVIERAGLERIFDYVGRNPAAKTHEDLAAKLPANMPGFASVPEGRWLSDARKHYEATPDGLRIKYDPALREAFLAAFEGTSPDLWPLWEATAGVPVALIRGANSDLLSPEVAAEMQRRRPDMILAEVPDRAHVPWLDEAESLAAIRDWLAAVRAAA, from the coding sequence ATGACGGATTTCTTCACCGCCGATGACGGCGCGCGCATCGCCTATTCCGACGCGGGCGAAGGGCTCCCGGTTCTCTGCCTCGCCGGGCTCACGCGGAACATGGCGGATTTCGACTATGTGGCCCCGCATCTCGAGCGCTGCCGGGTGATCCGCATGGATTATCGTGGCCGCGGCGAGTCGGATTACACCGGCGCTGCCAGCTATACCGTCCCGCGCGAGGCGCAGGACGCCGTGCAACTGCTGGACCATCTGGGGATCGAGCGCGCGGCGGTGCTCGGCACCTCGCGCGGCGGGCTGATCGGGCTGATGCTGGCCGCGACCGCGCATGACCGTCTGTCCGGGCTGTGCCTGAACGATGTCGGTCCGGTGATCGAACGGGCCGGGCTGGAACGGATCTTCGACTATGTCGGGCGCAACCCCGCCGCGAAGACCCATGAGGATCTGGCCGCCAAGCTGCCTGCCAACATGCCCGGCTTTGCATCCGTGCCGGAGGGCCGCTGGCTGAGCGATGCGCGAAAGCACTATGAAGCGACGCCGGACGGGCTGCGGATCAAATACGATCCGGCCCTGCGCGAGGCGTTTCTGGCGGCGTTCGAGGGCACGTCGCCCGATCTCTGGCCGCTATGGGAGGCGACGGCGGGTGTGCCGGTCGCGCTGATCCGCGGCGCAAATTCGGATCTCTTATCGCCCGAGGTCGCGGCAGAGATGCAGCGCCGCCGTCCTGACATGATCCTTGCCGAGGTGCCGGACCGGGCGCATGTGCCGTGGCTGGACGAGGCCGAGAGCCTGGCCGCGATTCGCGACTGGCTGGCGGCAGTGCGGGCAGCAGCCTAA
- a CDS encoding host attachment family protein produces MLDHNALVVVADGHHAILYRNVAKQGMELAEVNRLTPKNLADEGEGHAPQERSPKDEDEATFAKQLAERLNKIVLRHKADQVVVVADPSTLGVMRKHYHKELESMLLKELSKDLTSASPDEIAKALS; encoded by the coding sequence ATGCTGGATCATAACGCACTCGTCGTCGTCGCCGATGGTCATCACGCCATCCTCTATCGCAATGTCGCGAAGCAGGGGATGGAGCTGGCCGAGGTCAACCGCCTGACCCCGAAGAATCTCGCCGATGAGGGGGAGGGCCATGCCCCGCAAGAGCGCTCGCCCAAGGATGAGGATGAGGCGACCTTTGCCAAGCAGCTCGCCGAGCGGCTGAACAAGATCGTGCTGCGCCACAAGGCCGATCAGGTCGTGGTCGTGGCCGATCCGAGCACGCTCGGGGTGATGCGCAAGCATTATCACAAGGAGCTTGAGTCGATGCTTCTGAAAGAGCTGTCCAAGGATCTGACCAGCGCCTCGCCCGACGAGATTGCCAAGGCGCTGTCCTGA
- a CDS encoding thymidylate synthase, whose product MQQYHQALRTILEQGERSSDRTGTGTISYFGMQCRYPLADGFPLVTTKKLHLRSIVHELLWFLAGDTNIGYLKDNKVSIWDEWADENGDLGPVYGHQWRRFPALEPAGDSRDGRPLFFARSVDQIADLVEAIRTTPDSRRLIVSAWNPGDVPDMALPPCHTLWQVRIIGQKMHLQLYQRSADMFLGVPFNIASYALLLAMLAHVTGYEPGDFVHTMGDAHIYANHLDQVNEQLSRSPKPLPTLKITREVGSIFDFRFEDFEFLNYDPDPAIKAPVAV is encoded by the coding sequence GTGCAGCAATATCATCAGGCGCTGAGGACGATCCTCGAACAGGGCGAACGATCCAGCGACCGCACCGGTACCGGCACGATATCCTATTTCGGGATGCAGTGCCGTTATCCGCTGGCGGATGGTTTCCCGCTGGTGACCACGAAAAAGCTGCATCTGCGCTCGATCGTCCACGAGCTGCTCTGGTTCCTCGCCGGGGACACGAATATCGGCTACCTGAAGGATAACAAGGTCTCGATCTGGGATGAGTGGGCCGATGAGAACGGCGATCTCGGCCCGGTCTACGGCCATCAGTGGCGGCGCTTTCCGGCGCTCGAACCTGCCGGAGACAGCCGCGATGGCCGGCCGCTTTTCTTCGCCCGCTCGGTCGATCAGATCGCGGATCTGGTCGAGGCGATCCGCACCACCCCCGATAGCCGCCGGCTGATCGTATCGGCGTGGAACCCCGGCGACGTGCCCGACATGGCACTGCCGCCCTGTCACACGCTCTGGCAGGTCAGGATCATCGGGCAGAAGATGCATCTCCAGCTTTATCAGCGCTCGGCGGATATGTTCCTCGGCGTGCCGTTCAACATCGCATCCTATGCGCTGCTGCTGGCGATGCTGGCGCATGTCACCGGCTACGAGCCCGGCGATTTCGTCCACACGATGGGTGACGCGCATATCTATGCCAACCATCTCGATCAGGTGAACGAACAGCTCTCGCGCAGCCCGAAGCCGCTGCCGACGCTGAAGATCACGCGCGAGGTCGGCTCGATCTTCGATTTCCGCTTCGAAGATTTCGAGTTCCTGAATTACGATCCCGACCCGGCCATCAAGGCCCCGGTGGCGGTCTGA
- a CDS encoding VOC family protein, whose translation MSLRYLHTMVRVKDLDKTMEFFRLLGLEETRRIENDQGRFTLVFMAPPGQEECPVELTYNWDGDEGLPSDSRHFGHLAYRVDNIYEMCQKLMDAGVTINRPPRDGHMAFVRSPDNISIELLQDGNLDPQEPWASMENTGHW comes from the coding sequence ATGTCGCTGCGTTATCTGCACACCATGGTCCGCGTGAAGGATCTGGACAAGACGATGGAGTTCTTCCGCCTGCTCGGGCTGGAAGAAACCAGGCGGATCGAAAACGATCAGGGCCGCTTTACCCTCGTTTTCATGGCGCCTCCGGGTCAGGAGGAATGCCCGGTCGAGCTGACCTATAACTGGGACGGCGATGAGGGGCTGCCCTCGGACAGCCGCCATTTCGGGCATCTGGCCTATCGCGTCGATAATATCTACGAGATGTGCCAGAAGCTGATGGATGCCGGCGTGACCATCAACCGCCCGCCCCGCGACGGTCATATGGCCTTTGTCCGCAGCCCTGACAACATCTCGATCGAGCTCTTGCAGGACGGCAATCTCGATCCGCAGGAGCCTTGGGCCAGCATGGAAAATACCGGGCACTGGTAG
- a CDS encoding 3-hydroxybutyrate dehydrogenase yields MFENVLKGKTAVVTGSNSGIGLGIARELAKAGADVVLNSYTDDEADHKLAEEIAAEYGVTARYVQADMSKGAQCRALIEKAGACDILVNNAGIQHVAPIPEFPEGKWDAIIAINMSSAFHTTAAALPMMRKAGWGRVINIASAHGLTASPFKSAYVAAKHGVVGLTKVTALETAEEPITANAICPGYVLTPLVESQIPDTMKEYDMSREDVIKNVMLKRQPSKEFATVEQMGGTAIFLCTDAAAQITGTTISVDGGWTAL; encoded by the coding sequence ATGTTCGAGAATGTTCTGAAGGGCAAGACAGCGGTCGTGACCGGGTCGAATTCCGGCATCGGTCTGGGCATCGCACGAGAGCTGGCAAAGGCAGGCGCGGATGTCGTGCTGAACAGCTATACGGATGACGAGGCCGATCACAAGCTGGCCGAAGAGATCGCGGCCGAATATGGCGTCACCGCCCGCTATGTCCAGGCGGATATGTCCAAGGGCGCTCAGTGCCGGGCGCTGATCGAAAAGGCGGGGGCCTGCGACATTCTGGTGAACAATGCAGGCATCCAGCATGTCGCGCCGATCCCGGAGTTTCCCGAAGGCAAATGGGACGCGATCATCGCCATCAACATGTCGTCGGCCTTTCACACCACCGCCGCCGCGCTGCCGATGATGCGCAAGGCCGGTTGGGGCCGCGTCATCAACATCGCCTCGGCCCATGGTTTGACTGCCTCGCCCTTCAAATCGGCCTATGTCGCGGCGAAGCATGGTGTCGTCGGGCTGACCAAGGTGACCGCTCTGGAAACCGCAGAGGAACCGATCACCGCCAATGCGATCTGCCCCGGCTATGTGCTGACCCCGCTTGTCGAGTCTCAGATTCCCGACACGATGAAGGAATATGATATGTCCCGCGAGGACGTGATCAAGAACGTGATGCTCAAGCGTCAGCCTTCGAAGGAGTTCGCCACGGTCGAGCAGATGGGCGGCACGGCGATTTTCCTCTGCACCGATGCAGCGGCGCAGATTACCGGCACCACAATCAGCGTCGATGGCGGCTGGACCGCGCTCTGA
- a CDS encoding succinate dehydrogenase assembly factor 2: MRSWRRGMKEMDLILGPFADSQLANLPPEMLERYEAMLNENDQDLYRWIVARLKGEPAGPETLSELLDVISANAFGRFAEDTEHFTNKPRKTQAD, encoded by the coding sequence ATGCGGAGCTGGCGGCGCGGCATGAAAGAGATGGACCTGATTCTCGGCCCTTTCGCGGACAGCCAGCTGGCGAATCTGCCGCCCGAGATGCTGGAACGCTACGAGGCGATGCTGAACGAGAACGATCAGGATCTGTATCGCTGGATCGTGGCGCGGCTGAAAGGCGAGCCCGCCGGGCCCGAGACGCTGTCAGAGCTGCTTGACGTGATTTCGGCCAACGCCTTCGGGCGTTTTGCCGAAGATACGGAACATTTTACGAATAAGCCGCGGAAAACGCAGGCAGATTAA
- a CDS encoding enoyl-ACP reductase FabI, whose product MGDLLKGKRGLVMGVANDRSIAWGIARALADQGAELAFSYQGDMFAQRVQPLAESVGSDLLVDVDVTDDASLDAAFAKIAERWDSLDFLVHAIAYSNKDELTGRFVNTSRQNFKNSLDISCYSLIEVARRAHPMMSGGGTILTLTYGGSNRVTPFYNVMGVAKAALEATVRYLANDLGPDGIRVNAISPGPMKTLAGAAIGGARKTFRHTAANAPMRANATLDAIGGTAVWLTSDWGNATTGEIVMVDGGYHVLGMPQSENL is encoded by the coding sequence ATGGGCGATCTTCTGAAGGGCAAACGCGGTCTGGTCATGGGGGTCGCCAATGACCGTTCCATTGCCTGGGGGATCGCAAGGGCGCTGGCCGATCAGGGCGCCGAGCTGGCGTTTTCCTATCAGGGCGACATGTTCGCGCAGCGCGTGCAGCCATTGGCCGAGTCGGTCGGCTCGGACCTGCTGGTCGATGTGGATGTGACCGACGATGCCAGCCTCGACGCCGCCTTCGCAAAGATTGCCGAGCGTTGGGACAGTCTCGATTTTCTGGTCCACGCCATCGCCTATTCCAACAAGGATGAACTGACCGGGCGTTTCGTGAACACCTCGCGTCAGAACTTCAAGAATTCGCTGGATATCTCCTGCTACTCGCTGATCGAGGTCGCACGGCGCGCCCATCCGATGATGAGCGGGGGCGGCACGATCCTGACGCTGACCTATGGCGGCTCGAACCGGGTGACGCCGTTCTATAATGTCATGGGGGTGGCCAAGGCCGCGCTTGAGGCGACGGTGCGCTATCTGGCCAATGATCTCGGCCCCGACGGGATCCGCGTCAATGCGATCAGCCCGGGCCCGATGAAGACGCTGGCCGGCGCGGCGATCGGCGGGGCGCGCAAGACGTTCCGCCACACCGCCGCCAACGCGCCGATGCGGGCCAATGCAACGCTGGATGCGATCGGCGGCACCGCCGTCTGGCTGACCAGCGATTGGGGCAATGCCACCACCGGCGAGATCGTGATGGTCGATGGTGGCTATCACGTGCTCGGGATGCCGCAGAGCGAAAATCTATGA
- a CDS encoding haloacid dehalogenase type II, whose product MIFVFDAYGTLFDVDGAAREAAKTDPALHENWAALSADWRRKQLEYSWLRAITGDHVDFWQVTAEALDWAAERHGVGKAQAVTLLKLYRALPAYPEVPHMLDRLRAKGAATAIFSNGAPEMLRDAVASAGLAKRLDTLLSVETAGRFKPAAEAYGIVTDHFGCAPGAVTFVSSNGWDIYGATRFGFDTVWVNRAGLPTDRLPRQPGRILSDLTELA is encoded by the coding sequence ATGATCTTCGTCTTCGACGCCTATGGCACGCTGTTCGATGTGGACGGCGCAGCCCGAGAGGCGGCGAAGACGGACCCGGCCCTGCATGAAAACTGGGCTGCATTATCGGCGGATTGGCGGCGCAAGCAGCTTGAATATAGCTGGCTGCGCGCGATCACCGGCGATCATGTCGATTTCTGGCAGGTTACGGCAGAAGCGCTTGACTGGGCCGCCGAGCGGCATGGGGTCGGCAAAGCACAGGCCGTGACCCTGCTGAAACTCTATCGCGCCCTGCCCGCCTATCCCGAAGTGCCGCATATGCTGGACCGGCTGCGCGCAAAGGGGGCGGCCACCGCGATCTTTTCCAACGGCGCGCCCGAGATGCTGCGCGATGCGGTGGCTTCGGCCGGGCTTGCCAAGCGGCTCGACACATTGCTGTCGGTCGAGACCGCCGGCAGGTTCAAACCCGCTGCCGAGGCTTATGGCATCGTCACCGATCACTTTGGCTGCGCCCCCGGCGCGGTCACCTTCGTGTCCTCCAATGGCTGGGATATTTACGGCGCGACCCGGTTTGGCTTCGATACGGTCTGGGTCAACCGCGCCGGCCTGCCAACCGACCGCCTGCCCCGCCAGCCGGGGCGTATCCTTTCCGATCTCACGGAGCTTGCATGA